Below is a genomic region from Streptomyces roseoviridis.
ACGAGCCCACCCTGCTGCGCGTCCCGGGCAGCTTCGAGCTCCCCGTCGTGGCCAAGGTCCTCGCCGGCCGCGGCTACGATGCCATCGTGGCGCTCGGCGTCGTCATCCGCGGCGGAACGCCGCACTTCGAGTACGTGTGCCAGGGCGTCACCCACGGCCTCACCCAGGTCTCGATCGACACCGGCGTACCCGTCGGATTCGGCGTCCTGACCGTCGATAACGAGGAGCAGGCCCTCGACCGGGCCGGCCTCGAGGGCTCCTCCGAGGACAAGGGCCACGAGGCCGTCACCGCCGCCGTCGCCACCGCGACCACGCTGCGCACGGTCAGCGAACCCTGGCGCTGAGTGCCCCACCCGTCACCCGCCACCACCCCTGACGGAGGCGCTGAGCGCCCGCCTTCTCACACCCCGTACTCTTAGGACATCATGGCGAACAAAACCTTCGAAGAGCTCTTCGCCGAGCTCAAGCTC
It encodes:
- the ribH gene encoding 6,7-dimethyl-8-ribityllumazine synthase, with the protein product MSGKGAPVLSVKNCGDLRVAVIAAQWHEKIMDGLVDGALRALSELGIDEPTLLRVPGSFELPVVAKVLAGRGYDAIVALGVVIRGGTPHFEYVCQGVTHGLTQVSIDTGVPVGFGVLTVDNEEQALDRAGLEGSSEDKGHEAVTAAVATATTLRTVSEPWR